CAGCAACACGGCTAAGTCGAGCCATCTTGCTGGTAGACTTGCAGGATTCGTTTGCCTGTTTAAGACAATCTGGTGCACTCGTGGGTTTTGGCTGAAGCAGTCCCTGGTTGAATTGATTTAGAATATGTAGAATAGAGTGAGAGGGGTCAAGTACCTAGTATTAAAAGTAGTAGACAAAATATTGGTGGTCAAGCGTTACTTGCGATTAACTTTCGAAAAGATCGTTGTGAATTTGGTAGATTTTAACTGTTAACCCGCCGTTTGACGCGGTACAATCTAGTCATAAATTGTGCTGTAGGgtgtgaaaagaaaagaaaggaaatacGGCCagttcaaaagaaaagaaatatgcgcggaagaaaaaagaaatctaaagAGATGCCTACATTCACTGATGTTGACCAATCTTGAATTCACATTGATGATAAATTAAGTGAATCTGATAATAAAACGCGTCGATGAACGCCAGGATTAAACCCCCGAGACCCCGTTCTTTGGGTCGGCTTCGGTATGTTCCGCTATCAAAATTTCTTGGCTCAATTTTCTTCTATTGCCAAAAATGATGTGGAAACATCATCATGGCACTACCAATGCAATGAGTGCAACAATTTTAACAGGAGCGAAAGCTACTCAAAGAGTAAGTTATGTTCTTCAGCCATtatattcatcttcttgCTTTGTAAGACATGCTTCCATTAATTCTGGCATAAACCGTGGGCTTCGAAAGTCTAAAGGAGTTGGGTTTAGAGGGAAGGATAAAGTTCGTTCCAGCCGAGACGACGATGGTGGCGGCCGAGGGTTTCAAGTTCCTGGatcaaattcatattcaaagCCGCGGCAGGATAGGGGCTTTGGCGATGACTTCGGAGGCAAGAACAAATCCATGCACACAAGATTCAAGGGTACTGGCCGGGACGATGCATTGAAGCCAGAGTATAAGACACCTTCTCCCTTTGGGAATCGCCAGGGCAGGGAATACTACAAGGAGGGAAAACCTGAAAAGTCACAGGGATTCCGGGCCAAAAATTCGTATGAGGGAGAATCTTCTGGAAGGTACAACGAATCACGAGGTAGCAAAGTTGGTTACGAGAAGAAGTCTTATGGTTCTTTCGAAGCTCGGGAAGAAACCTCTGGCTATGAAAAAAGGCCTTTCAACAGATCCCAAGAGCTTCCAGAAAGACGTCGTTTCGATGAGAAAAATTATGAGCGCAAATCCCGTGACAATCGTTCTCAGAACGAGCCAAAATCTTACTCAAACCTTGAAAGGGCGAACAAGTCTTTCGGGGTAGGGCGTGACAGCTCAACAAAATGGGGCAAGGGCCATGCATATCCTTCAAAATACCCTTCCCGCGAAGAACGACTAGCCACGAAAGCCACCAGATCTGAATTATCTACAGAATCCCCTCGCTCGGAGCCTACCTCAGATCCTTCCTCGGAATCTCATTCCAATTTTTCTCCACCCAGAATAAGTTCTGCTTTTGCCCAAAAGATGCCTATCACTATACCATACACGACACCAGCTTCTGAGTTCCTGTATGGCACATCTGTCGTCGAAGCCGCCTTGAATGCGCGACGCAAGAGAAGTAGAAAGCTCTACAAACTTTACATTCTCAAGGGTGAAGATCGCCAAAATGGAGAGCGAGACGGTGCTATAGCAAAATTGGCTCAGAAGAAAGGAGTTGAAGTTGCTATAGTAAGAGGGCACGATTGGCTACGAACCCTAGACAAGATGAGTCAAGGCCGTCCACACAACGGATACATACTTGAAGTTTCGCCTCTACCTCGCCTTCCGCTCATGAGTCTTGGCTCAATAATCGACCAGGATGACAGCTTCGCCATCAAACTTACCCCTGACCACCAGTCCCGCGAGGAAATCGAAGTCAACGGCAACGATACCATAATCAAAGTCGCCAAAGATTCCACTGGTCGTAAACCCCTCATTCTTCTCCTAGACAGCATAGAAGACCCCCAAAATCTCGGCGCCATCCTACGCACAGCACTATTCATGGGCGTAACAGCCGTCGCGATCTCCACCCGCAACAGTGCTTCCTTCACCCCTGTCGTCTTCAAAGCATCCGCCGGCGCCGCCGAAAACATCGAGATCTTCTCCGTAAACAAACCCGGAGGATTCGTCACGGGTTCCCAAGCCGCCGGCTGGAAAATCTACGCAGCAGTAGCTCCACCTGCTCCTCGGAAAGCAGACTCGAGGCACATGTGGCCCCCCACTTCTCAAGAATTCGTCTGGACCCACGACCTCCAAGATCCCTTACGAGATGATCCTTGTATCTTGATGGTTGGAGGCGAAGGCGAGGGTCTGCGCAAAGCTTTGAGAGATCATGCTGATGTGCATCTTTCGATCAAGGGTGCAGGTAACCGTGGCAGGCTGGATAGTTTGAATGTTAGTGTAGCAACCGGCATGTTATGTGACGCGTTCATGAGACAAACAACTCGAAAAACTGTTGAGGAAGCAGTTCAGGAAGTTGAAAAGGAATCGGAAGAGTTGGATGAAAACCAGCTCTTCTGAAatgtataaataaattagtTGTTTTACACAAACTCGCAACTTCTGTAGAAAACTGGTACTCGGAGCTAGAgcgaataatataaaaagtttagATACCCCCAAACAATAAATGGCTTGAAGACGTCTCTTGGTGCCGACTGCGTCATTGATTTATAAGGTGATCATATTGTAACACATCACATTGCAAACCATAGCATGATGAAATATACATTTCAGTAATGGGTATCATGAATTTAGTCTATCTTTTCTCATACAGGTAACATAGCTGTACATCCATAAATATAAGCAACGATTCCCAGCTCCAGACCTGCAAACAAAATTGCCTACGCTGCCGAATGCAGGGTAGGTCATATGCAGAATAAACCACGCTAAAGTTGAAGATGTGGGAGAAAGAGATTTTGCGTGGAGTTTTGAACCGAGGAAACGGATATTTGGTTTGGCTcgattattatttgaatttagaCGGGTGGCCAATGGACGGGGAGGTGGGAGTGCCAACAATGCGGACAGAGTCAGGAGTTCATCATGTAAATTTCGTATGAATAATATCGGGATTCTCATGCCAGTCATCAATGCTCACCCACATCTGCAATATGGGTTAGTAATCTTACGCCAGAAGACTTTAGACATCTTGAAACATACCTTTCTGAATGTGCTCAGACCGGCCAAGATACTACCACCGATCCAGGTCGAGTATTTTCTCTCTGGTGGGGCGAAGATCTTAATTCTCATATCCTTAACTGCTAATCGCTGTACTTCGTGAAGTAACCTGTCTCCAAAACCCTTAGTTAAGGTGCTTCCACCGGACAGAACAATGTTTCCAAATAGAGACTTTCTGAGGTCCAAGTCTGTGCGATTGATTGCATCCACCACAATTTGATGGATACCTGGGTATTCCAAACCAATAATCTCGGGATCAAAGAGAATCTCAGGTGCTCTAAATCTTTCTGCTCCAATCTGGGAAATAGTCAGCGCCGACACTGTGCATCAATGACAGATTCCTTACTTTGATCTTATTACCATCAGGTAATGCATATTCAACAACTTTCCCATCCCCCAGCTTTGCACCAGAccattccttttcttcacGCTTTGGATCTCCTGCAACATAGCTTACTTTTTCCTTAATCATTCTCACAACCTCCTTCTCTGCGCTAGTATGAAAGACATATCCAGCTTTCCGTAATAAAGTTTGCATATATTCTGTAACGTCTCGGCCAGCCACATCTATCCTTCGTATTGAGCTTGGCATGGCGAAACCTTCGTATACTGGGACTGCATGTGAGACTCCATCTCCGGCATCAAGCACTATTCCAGTCGTTCGCCCCGATGCGTACAGTGAAAGAACAGCCTGGATTGAAGTGTATAGAGCGGGAACGTTGAATGTTTCGAATAAAATTTGTGCAGCCGTATCTCGATTACTTCGGGGGTTTAGAGGTGGCTCTGTTAATAAAACGGGGTGCTGTATAAGTAGTATTAGTGATCTGCCTACCACTGCTTAAGTTGCCAGATATGAAGCAATAGCAAATAACTCCACTTTAGACCCAAACAAGAGAACTCACCTCTTCGCTCAAGGTTTTGAGACCTTCTCCATAAACATATTCCCATATCCTCTCCATATCATCCCAATCTGTGACTATGCCATGTTCCAGAGGATATTTAATCTTCAGAAGTCCTCTTAATTCTTGCGCTCGCTGTCCAATAAACACATCTCCTTCCAAGGCACCCGCCAGAACTCGCAGATGTTTTGGCCTCCCAACGAATGAGGGAAAGTAACATTTTGGCAGATCGTCACCAGCGAACCCAGCTCGAATCGTACCGGAACCATTATCTAAAACGATAGGAGCATTATGCAGTGTGTCCGCCATATTGACTGTGGGGAGTAgtgggatggagggagagCCAGCAGGCAACCTGGAATTTGGTTGTGCGATGCTAGACTTCTGATTGAACTATTAATTTTCAATCCTTGAAATGGCGGAAAGTAGGCAAGGTGAGATGGTGGTTGTGGTATTGTATTAGTGGAATTTACCAATTTGCTACTTTAATGCTGCTGTACGTCGCGTTTGGACGCGAGCGCCAAGATATTTTGACAGGGGTAGCTGTGGGTTTAGACTTCACTTCATGTTCTCTTTATTTTCCTCCGCAAACCTCCACAAACCTCCACAAACCAATTATTGCAGTTATCAATCTATATTTCACTTCTCTACAAGGATGCTACAttgtatatacaaatttcaatcataAGCCTTTCAATGACATTAGATCTTGAACGCAAATATTGTAAGATCTTACTTCACACCTAGCTGTGAACAGTAAGGACTATGAGCTCATGAATGAAGTCCACTCAACAGCAATCCATGAAGCCGGGCCAGTTCTTTCTTGGTATCAGCTTATGTTTCTTCGATCAGAGGTGAGGGGTAGAGGCATTCAAAGAGGATCTACTGGCCTATCCGCGATTCAAATACCAAAGACTGTGGCAAGCTTCTGATTTGCACTAGAGCAATGCAGCCTTGCACAAGATAGCGAGACAAGCCTTTCGTTGATCTTGGTTTAGAACAAGTTCGAAATGGTCATGCTCAAAGTTGGTGCGGATTTGAGACACAGATTGCCTCACTAGCTTTCTAGTCATTCCTCAATGGTACCCAGGTATGCATGAGTTTCGGCATCGTTGAACAGACATTTGTTGGCGTCTGTCCATTGATTACTGATTGTTTTCAGACACACTATGGTCACTTTGCATCGAGAAGAGGTACCTTGAGTATATATACTCGCAAGTTGTGGAAAATATATGGAacaaattaattattatggCTTTTGATACAGTATGTTGGCCTGCGCGTTGCTAGTGTTGCTGAAATACTTCAACCATAGCTATCTATTTTTGCTACACTCAGGGGTCTTGGGCCTTATTCCATGTCATTATATTACCAGTGCAAGATTCTGGGCAGTACTACACTCCTGTATCCCATTTGATAACGTTCTGTAAACAGTATATCTTGACTAACTTCCTTAACCCGTGAAAAGAGGAGCTATTATTTCATGACTTTCTTCAAGATAACTGGCGGAGTAGTTCAAAAGACAGTGGGAAGTAGGTAGTGATTCCGTATGGTTTGAGGTAATCAACAGACTCCTTCAAACGCCTGCAGCAATCTTCATCCAAAGACAATTTGGCGTCAATTACTCTTTGAAGTAGTGCCTTCAAGCAATCGTCTCCCAGAGAATCGAAGTCCCTCTTGCAACGAAATAAGCTTTTACTCTCCCAGCCATAGAGCGGCCCCAGACCTTCCATCTTTGTATATGAACACTCACCCAAGAAGAGTGCGATTTCTATGGCAGGAATTAGCCCATTCAACTTTGTGCTGAGTTTATTAACATCATCAATGAATCCAAGCATTTTTCTGCCAAGCAGATCCACGGTTGGGCGAGATCCATCTTTGACGAAAACTTGGAGTCTGCGCTCAACAGCAGCATGggcatttttgatttttgcgTATAGATCATCGTAGTCTTTTTGTACATGAGACTTTCCTACTTCTGGCATCCAAGACGAGAAAAGCTTATAAGATTGCGGGAAATATCCAATATGACCAGTGGTCTCAATCTCCTCGTGAAGCATTTCCATGGCATCAACAGGCCTAAAAGCTTGGTCCTCCTCCCTGATAGCATTTGCAATTTGGACAAGCAAAGTATCAGCAGCCTGGTCGAAATCTTCAGTTACTTTACGACCCAGAGCGTCCTTTCTGCATTCGACATACGAGTGCCGACCAGCAAACAGAAGCAGGTCGAAAGCTAATCCCTTGCCACCGGCCATAGACAACAGACGTTTGACCTGTGGGAGGCTCTTTTCGACACTGGGAACCAAGTGACCAGAGAGATTTGAGTTGCGTGCAGGGCCAGTGTGGTTTTTTGCCGCAGCAGATTGTAATTTTTCTACTATTCGGTTATAATCGATCAATATGAATCCCTTCGTGCTATCATAAATAGCCTGCGCAGCAGATGGTCCTTCTATCCAGCTTAATAGTAGATCTCGGGTTCGCAACAAGTGAGGTATGAGGCCGTCATCATCTACTTCGAAATGCTTCCGTTGGTCGTTTACACGAAAAAAATGTACTTCCGGTTCAAAATTGGGATATTCAGTCTTCATTCGGAGACAGAGTTTATGCAATAGGGAGTCACAAGGGCCACAAGTGACTCGGCCTACACGTTGTATCTTGCCATTGACCGGCGCCAAGTAGGAGTTTTCGCAGAGATAGAATGCAAGCTCAAAGGCAAGTGAAAGTCCTCGAGACATACGTGAAAGTCTGCCGATATCCGCAAGGTATTTCCGGGTTCCTTTGAAATTGGTTCTGGTATCTGGTTTGACGGCATGTCGCTCCACAAATTCGTTCTGCTCCTGGTCAATCCAATCACGTATGGATGACGCATAGAAATTTCTGGACGCAGAATCTAAATTGATAAGTCTCTGAATCTTCATAGGGGCACCTGAATCAAATTCTGGTCAGCCATAGTTAGGAATGAAACATGTCAGTCATGCACTTACGGCCAAGTGCACGTTCACTGATAATAAATCTGTAGAGCTCAGAGATATGCGATTGCacatcaaactcttcaatttcaactgTTGATTGTTCGGACTTCACTGAAGGCGTCATGGTAGCTTCGGCACGATCAATATCCACGCGCTCTTCGATATCATCAGAAATTTCGATCTTGATTGCTTTACTTGAAGTTGGCAATATGTCTTCGCTGACTTCGGAAATTTTCCTCTTGCCTAATGAGCTGGCTGATGCgttattcattttttcattattttgagACTGTTGATGAAAGTATATTTGGAGGTCTAAGTGCAAGGGTTGAGCAGACGCATCTAAAATACAAATCCAGATTTCGAGGTCACATGGTACGACAAATCAGTTCGGACAATAAACTAAGGAAAATTCactatattcaagaaattggCATCCACTAAAAGGACATCAAGTATAGATTTATGATTGTTTCTTGGAGGTTTTTATTGTTTCTCAAATCCATCCAGAGTCTTCATGCATGCACCATTATCTCTTTGATCCAGAAAATCATTTGATAAAACATTACAGTACTTGAAATTTGCTCCAGGTTCTGAAACATACTACTCTGTAACCATTTAAAGTCTATTAGCACAGGCTTCTGGACTATCATTGCTGTATATCATCCCTTCTAGTCATTGGTGCATGTTAGCCTTTGAACTCTACTCCCTTGTGTCAAATCAAGAAGTGTGAATAATGTTATGGTGTTACTAGAGCTTACTACTTCAGTCCCATGTCCTTCAATTGGGCCCTTTAGTTATCGATTCACTCGGGTTGAGTTTTTATTTCATAGTCAATGCTGCAGCTGTGGGAGGGTTATAGAATACCAATGGTTCATCTCAATATGGTAAGATGGCCCAGTTCGACCTTATATTCACGCCATCTATCATCTCAACTTTCTCACAATCCTGTTTCCGCGCTCTTTTTAGAAGACATCTGGCCCAGTATGTGAACAAAAATGGCGGTAGCTAGGAGCCTAGGTATACCTAAAAATCATTCTTCCTTGAGAATCAATAATTTCTCAAGGTTGAACATTCCAACGGATGATTGCACTTATTAGAGCTTCCTTCCTATTCAGCTGCATTTCAAGGAAGGTCAATAACGTCCAAGTAAAGATTGGACATTGAGACTCTACTGTTCCAATCTAagtagaatatcaaaaagcaCTGTTGTGTTTATGCAGGACAAAAGTCTCAACGTATTTATGATACTAACCATGAATTACCTTGGTATAAGCAATAGTGTATGAATTCAAAGATAAGTTtataatttacatagcaCAACAATCAAAAGTTTAATGCAATATTGTCATTTCTGATTTAGAGAATAGTTGCTATGTCTTCAGACAATCATGGAAAATAAGAATGGATTGCAGAAggtcaagaaagaaaaggcttGAGATGGGAACAATAATAGTGTAACACACGATATTTACactcatcacatctcattCGAGGACTAGCActaaattctttatttttaacaGTTTACTAACATATGGTTTGGATCTTTTGACATATTACTGATTTGTCTTGAGCACATTTTCACACGTCCTCCTCCAAATGTCAATTGCAATCGAACAAAATATCTGCCTGAGAGACATCATGTCTCACGTATTTGGAGGCTGCTTATTGTAATAACGGTGTTGCAGTAATGTTGATGTTG
Above is a genomic segment from Botrytis cinerea B05.10 chromosome 4, complete sequence containing:
- the Bcarp1 gene encoding Bcarp1 → MADTLHNAPIVLDNGSGTIRAGFAGDDLPKCYFPSFVGRPKHLRVLAGALEGDVFIGQRAQELRGLLKIKYPLEHGIVTDWDDMERIWEYVYGEGLKTLSEEHPVLLTEPPLNPRSNRDTAAQILFETFNVPALYTSIQAVLSLYASGRTTGIVLDAGDGVSHAVPVYEGFAMPSSIRRIDVAGRDVTEYMQTLLRKAGYVFHTSAEKEVVRMIKEKVSYVAGDPKREEKEWSGAKLGDGKVVEYALPDGNKIKIGAERFRAPEILFDPEIIGLEYPGIHQIVVDAINRTDLDLRKSLFGNIVLSGGSTLTKGFGDRLLHEVQRLAVKDMRIKIFAPPERKYSTWIGGSILAGLSTFRKMWVSIDDWHENPDIIHTKFT